The Candidatus Pantoea soli genome window below encodes:
- the fhuA gene encoding ferrichrome porin FhuA, which yields MNARNTFFCFRRAARSRHPLALLIASTLGTLSAQALAEETVVVTADGGNSVAQESAWGPAPTIAAKRSATGSKTDTPIEKTPQSVSVVTQEEMAMHAVTSVKGAFNYTPGVLTGNRGSSDVIDALSIRGFSETNTNQYLDGLKLQGDNYSEFAIDPYFLERAELLRGPVSVLYGKSNPGGVVALVSKRPTQETLREVQFRMGSDNLFATGFDFGGALDDDGVYSYRLTGLARSADAQQEMNKEKRYTLAPSFSWRPDANTRFDLLTYFQNEPETGYYGWLPREGTVVGITRPDGSSYKLPTHFDEGEDSNKISRNTKMVGYNFEHSFNDTWTVRQNLRYAEMQTDYRSIYGFGYNPENQLITRNAAFSKEKLNQFAVDTQAQAKFATGDLAHTLLLGVDFQRTRNDIDGQFGTATGLSPFNPQYGNDSYTPYDDPYQRLNQQRQTGLYAQDQMEWNRWVLTLGGRYDYAMNSVTDRVAQSVDRQNDQAFTWRGGVNYVFDNGIAPYFSYSEAFIPNAGATWGGEAFDPSRAKQYEAGVKYVPKDRPIVMTAAVYQLTKTKNLTADPDASHQFASVQSGEIRSRGVELEAKAALNANINLTAAYSYTDAEYTEDTLLKGRTPVQVPKHMASLWGDYTFHETALSGFTVGAGVRYVGESKGLYASGPNANQNFDVAAYTTVDAALKYDLGRFGLPGSTVGVNINNLFDREYVASCYRDYACYWGAERQIVGTATFRF from the coding sequence ATGAATGCGCGAAATACGTTTTTCTGTTTCCGGCGCGCGGCCCGTTCGCGGCATCCGCTTGCGCTATTGATTGCTTCAACACTGGGTACGCTAAGCGCACAGGCGCTGGCAGAAGAGACGGTTGTTGTCACGGCTGACGGTGGCAACAGCGTGGCGCAGGAGAGTGCGTGGGGACCGGCGCCCACCATTGCCGCCAAACGCAGCGCCACCGGCAGCAAAACCGATACGCCGATTGAAAAGACGCCGCAGTCGGTTTCGGTCGTGACGCAGGAAGAGATGGCCATGCACGCTGTCACCAGCGTCAAAGGCGCGTTTAACTACACGCCGGGCGTGCTGACCGGCAACCGCGGCAGTTCCGATGTAATTGATGCGCTCTCGATTCGCGGCTTCAGCGAAACCAATACCAATCAGTACCTTGATGGCCTGAAACTGCAGGGCGATAACTACTCAGAGTTTGCCATCGACCCTTACTTCCTCGAACGCGCGGAATTGCTGCGCGGCCCGGTCTCCGTGCTTTATGGCAAGAGCAACCCGGGCGGCGTGGTTGCGCTGGTAAGCAAGCGCCCGACGCAGGAGACGCTGCGTGAAGTGCAGTTCCGGATGGGCAGTGACAACCTGTTCGCCACCGGTTTTGATTTTGGCGGCGCGCTGGATGACGACGGCGTTTACAGCTATCGCCTGACCGGCCTGGCGCGCAGCGCCGATGCGCAACAGGAGATGAACAAAGAGAAGCGCTATACCCTTGCGCCCTCGTTCAGCTGGCGTCCCGATGCCAATACCCGCTTTGACCTGCTGACTTACTTCCAGAACGAACCGGAAACCGGCTATTACGGCTGGCTGCCGCGTGAAGGCACCGTGGTGGGCATCACCCGGCCGGACGGCAGCAGCTATAAGCTGCCCACCCATTTTGATGAAGGCGAAGACAGTAATAAGATCTCGCGCAACACCAAAATGGTTGGCTACAACTTTGAGCACAGCTTTAACGATACCTGGACGGTGCGCCAGAATCTGCGCTATGCCGAAATGCAGACTGATTATCGCAGTATTTATGGCTTCGGTTATAACCCTGAGAATCAACTGATTACCCGTAATGCCGCATTCTCAAAAGAAAAACTCAACCAGTTTGCCGTGGATACGCAGGCGCAGGCTAAATTCGCAACCGGTGATTTAGCCCATACGTTACTGCTGGGCGTCGATTTTCAGCGCACCCGTAACGATATTGATGGTCAGTTCGGCACCGCCACCGGCCTGAGTCCATTCAATCCGCAATATGGCAACGACAGCTACACCCCTTATGACGATCCTTATCAGCGTTTGAATCAGCAACGCCAGACTGGTCTGTACGCGCAGGATCAAATGGAGTGGAACCGCTGGGTGCTGACGCTCGGTGGCCGCTACGACTACGCGATGAATTCCGTTACCGACCGGGTAGCGCAGAGCGTTGATCGCCAGAACGATCAGGCCTTTACCTGGCGTGGTGGTGTCAATTATGTGTTCGATAATGGCATTGCACCTTATTTCAGCTATAGCGAAGCGTTTATTCCTAATGCTGGCGCAACATGGGGCGGCGAAGCGTTTGATCCGTCACGCGCTAAACAATATGAAGCGGGCGTAAAATACGTTCCCAAAGATCGTCCGATTGTCATGACGGCGGCGGTCTATCAGCTGACCAAAACGAAGAACCTGACGGCCGATCCCGATGCAAGCCATCAATTTGCCAGCGTGCAAAGCGGTGAAATCCGCTCACGTGGCGTCGAGCTGGAAGCCAAAGCGGCGCTTAACGCCAACATCAACCTGACGGCGGCTTACTCTTATACCGATGCGGAATACACCGAAGACACCTTGCTGAAAGGCCGTACGCCGGTGCAGGTGCCGAAGCATATGGCTTCGCTATGGGGCGATTACACCTTCCACGAAACTGCACTGTCGGGCTTCACCGTGGGTGCCGGGGTACGCTACGTGGGTGAAAGCAAAGGCCTGTACGCCAGCGGCCCAAATGCCAACCAGAACTTTGACGTCGCCGCTTACACCACTGTAGATGCTGCACTGAAGTACGATCTGGGCCGCTTCGGCTTGCCGGGCTCAACCGTCGGCGTCAACATCAACAACCTGTTCGATCGCGAATACGTTGCCAGTTGCTACCGCGACTACGCCTGCTACTGGGGTGCAGAGCGCCAGATCGTCGGTACCGCCACCTTCCGCTTCTGA
- the hrpB gene encoding ATP-dependent helicase HrpB encodes MRAILAQAEWELSVSELPVSAVLPELLAALKQSPQVLLAAPTGAGKSTWLPLQLLQQAQLSGRIIMLEPRRLAARNVAQRLAELLGEQPGATVGYRMRGEHCCGPQTRLEVVTEGILTRMLQRDPMLEGVALVILDEFHERSLQADLALALLLDVQQGLRDDLKILLMSATLDNDRLRALLPDAPFVVSEGRSFPVTRRYATLNSQQRFEEAVAREVAQLLREEAGSLLLFLPGVAEIERVRRELETRISEDVDLSPLYGALPLEAQRRAILPAPAGRRKVVLATNIAETSLTIEGIRLVVDSALERTAQFDLRTGVTRLHTQRISQASMTQRAGRAGRLAPGICLHLLPQEQALRAAAQSEAEILHSDLAALQLELLQWGCQDVTQLCWLDVPPARSLRAAQALLTRLGALDREGRLTARGRKMAQLGSDPRLSAILCAAGDDSEAVASAALLVAVLEDPPRSGADLRDALHRPQPHWLRRARQWQQRLQVSGGSVNPERFPALLAAGFADRLAQRRGESARYQLANGMGAMLDEQDGLSRHAWLIAPSLLQGASAAEARILLALPVGLETLRQQCPALVEQRIDVEWDEEKGTLRAWKRELAGALILNAQPQARPEADVLHPAMLRWIRTKGLSVLGWTPEATQLRLRVHCAAQWLPEEDWPALDDESLLETLEQWLLPAMTHVRDLKGLHGINLVSALLHLLTWSQRQRLDTALPTHYTVPTGSRLPIRYDAEKPPVLAVRIQEMFGEAQNPAVADGRVPLVLELLSPAQRPLQITRDLAAFWRGAWPDVQKEMKGRYPKHLWPDDPASTPPTRRTKKYSS; translated from the coding sequence ATGCGCGCCATCTTAGCACAGGCAGAGTGGGAGTTGAGTGTGAGTGAGTTACCGGTAAGCGCGGTGTTGCCTGAATTGCTGGCGGCGCTGAAACAATCGCCGCAGGTGCTGCTAGCGGCGCCCACCGGTGCAGGCAAATCCACCTGGCTGCCGTTACAGCTGCTGCAGCAGGCCCAGCTGTCAGGGCGCATCATCATGCTTGAGCCGCGCCGGCTGGCGGCGCGGAATGTGGCGCAGCGGCTGGCAGAGCTGCTGGGTGAACAGCCCGGTGCCACGGTAGGCTACCGCATGCGCGGAGAACACTGCTGCGGCCCGCAAACCCGGCTGGAGGTGGTGACCGAAGGCATCCTGACCCGCATGCTGCAGCGCGATCCGATGCTGGAAGGGGTCGCGCTGGTCATTCTGGATGAGTTTCACGAGCGCAGTCTGCAGGCCGATCTGGCGCTGGCGCTGCTGCTGGACGTGCAGCAGGGCCTGCGTGACGATCTGAAAATCCTGCTGATGTCCGCCACGCTGGATAACGACCGCCTGCGCGCGCTGCTGCCGGATGCCCCCTTTGTGGTATCAGAAGGGCGCAGTTTTCCCGTCACGCGCCGCTATGCCACGCTGAACAGCCAGCAGCGTTTTGAAGAAGCCGTGGCACGCGAAGTGGCGCAGCTGCTGCGCGAGGAAGCGGGATCATTACTGCTGTTTCTGCCGGGGGTGGCCGAGATCGAACGCGTCAGGCGCGAGCTGGAAACGCGGATCAGCGAGGACGTGGATCTTTCTCCTTTATATGGCGCACTCCCGCTGGAGGCTCAGCGGCGCGCAATCCTGCCTGCACCGGCCGGGCGGCGTAAAGTGGTGCTGGCCACCAATATTGCCGAAACCAGCCTGACGATTGAAGGGATTCGGCTGGTGGTGGACAGCGCGCTGGAGCGGACAGCACAGTTTGATCTGCGCACCGGCGTCACGCGGCTGCACACCCAGCGCATCAGTCAGGCTTCCATGACGCAGCGCGCCGGACGTGCCGGGCGTCTGGCACCGGGTATCTGCCTGCATTTGTTGCCGCAGGAGCAGGCGCTGCGCGCCGCCGCGCAGAGTGAAGCCGAGATTCTGCACAGCGATCTGGCCGCGCTGCAGCTCGAACTGCTGCAGTGGGGCTGTCAGGATGTCACGCAGCTCTGCTGGCTGGATGTGCCGCCGGCACGCAGCCTGCGCGCGGCGCAAGCGCTGCTTACCCGGCTGGGTGCGCTGGACCGCGAAGGGCGCCTGACCGCCCGTGGACGGAAAATGGCGCAGCTGGGCAGCGATCCGCGTCTCAGCGCCATTCTGTGTGCCGCCGGGGACGATAGCGAAGCCGTCGCCAGCGCCGCGTTGCTGGTGGCGGTGCTGGAAGATCCGCCGCGCAGCGGTGCAGATTTGCGTGATGCGCTGCATCGTCCGCAGCCGCACTGGTTGCGGCGGGCCCGGCAGTGGCAGCAGCGGCTGCAGGTCAGCGGCGGCAGCGTAAATCCCGAACGCTTCCCGGCGCTGCTGGCGGCAGGCTTTGCCGACCGGCTGGCGCAGCGGCGCGGCGAGAGCGCGCGTTATCAGCTCGCCAACGGCATGGGGGCGATGCTGGACGAACAGGACGGGCTGAGCCGCCATGCGTGGCTGATCGCCCCCTCGCTGTTGCAGGGGGCGAGCGCAGCAGAAGCACGGATTCTGCTGGCGCTGCCGGTCGGGCTGGAAACGCTGCGTCAGCAGTGTCCGGCGCTGGTCGAGCAGCGCATTGACGTGGAGTGGGACGAGGAAAAAGGCACGCTGCGTGCCTGGAAACGCGAGCTGGCCGGCGCGCTGATTCTGAACGCTCAGCCGCAGGCGCGTCCGGAAGCCGACGTGTTGCATCCGGCGATGCTGCGCTGGATTCGCACAAAGGGGTTATCGGTACTAGGCTGGACGCCGGAGGCGACGCAGTTGCGTCTGCGCGTGCACTGCGCGGCGCAGTGGCTGCCGGAAGAAGACTGGCCCGCGCTGGACGATGAGTCGCTGCTGGAGACGCTTGAACAGTGGCTGTTGCCGGCGATGACGCACGTGCGCGATCTGAAAGGATTGCACGGCATCAACCTTGTCAGCGCATTATTACATTTGCTGACATGGTCGCAACGTCAGCGGCTGGATACTGCGTTGCCAACTCATTACACTGTGCCGACCGGAAGCCGCCTGCCGATTCGCTATGATGCGGAGAAGCCGCCGGTGCTGGCGGTGCGCATTCAGGAGATGTTTGGTGAAGCGCAGAATCCGGCCGTCGCCGACGGACGCGTTCCACTGGTGCTGGAGCTGCTCTCGCCGGCGCAGCGCCCGTTGCAAATCACGCGCGATCTGGCGGCGTTCTGGCGCGGTGCCTGGCCAGACGTGCAGAAAGAGATGAAAGGGCGCTATCCGAAACATCTCTGGCCGGACGATCCGGCCAGCACACCGCCGACAAGACGCACCAAAAAGTATTCATCGTGA
- the fhuD gene encoding Fe(3+)-hydroxamate ABC transporter substrate-binding protein FhuD — protein MFDISRRGLLTALALSPLMTIRPAAAQPDSQRILALEWLPVELLMALGVAPLGVADLHNYAIWVGDPVLPAGTLDLGLRTEPNLELMTQLAPSLILHSNGYGPAVDKLARIAPTMGFDLNSGDGKPFTTARTSLHALGARLGLEAQAQAHLQWVDGEVAAARERLRPWAQRPLLLMSLMDPRHAITFGKGSLFLEVMEQLGLRNAWQGETNFWGSAVVGLERLAEVGDVEVICFDHDNERDMQQVTQSALWQALPFVRSGRFRRVPAVWYYGATYSAIKFIRVLEHALESH, from the coding sequence ATGTTCGATATTTCCCGCCGGGGACTGCTGACGGCGCTGGCGTTATCGCCGCTGATGACGATCCGGCCTGCGGCGGCACAGCCGGACAGCCAGCGCATCCTGGCGCTGGAGTGGCTGCCGGTGGAGTTGCTGATGGCGCTCGGCGTCGCCCCGCTCGGCGTGGCCGATCTGCATAACTACGCTATCTGGGTGGGCGACCCGGTCTTGCCGGCCGGCACCCTCGATCTCGGCTTACGCACCGAACCCAATCTGGAACTGATGACCCAGCTGGCACCGTCGCTGATCCTGCACTCCAACGGTTACGGCCCGGCGGTCGACAAGCTGGCGCGCATTGCGCCGACGATGGGCTTTGACCTCAACAGCGGCGATGGCAAACCGTTCACCACCGCGCGCACATCGCTGCATGCGCTGGGTGCCCGGCTTGGCCTTGAAGCGCAGGCACAGGCCCATTTGCAGTGGGTGGATGGTGAAGTAGCTGCCGCGCGTGAGCGGTTACGTCCGTGGGCGCAGCGTCCGCTGCTGCTGATGTCGCTGATGGATCCGCGTCACGCCATTACCTTCGGTAAAGGCAGCCTCTTCCTCGAAGTGATGGAGCAGCTTGGCCTGCGCAATGCCTGGCAGGGCGAAACCAACTTCTGGGGCAGTGCGGTGGTCGGGCTGGAGCGACTGGCGGAGGTCGGTGATGTTGAGGTGATCTGCTTCGATCACGATAACGAACGCGATATGCAGCAGGTGACGCAAAGCGCACTGTGGCAGGCGCTGCCGTTTGTCCGTTCCGGCCGTTTCCGGCGGGTGCCGGCGGTGTGGTACTACGGCGCCACTTACTCAGCCATCAAATTTATTCGCGTGCTGGAACACGCGCTGGAGTCGCACTGA
- the fhuC gene encoding Fe3+-hydroxamate ABC transporter ATP-binding protein FhuC, with product MQHPHHAETTFSLENVSFRVPGRTLLHPLSLTFAPGKVTALIGHNGSGKSTLLKMLGRHQHASEGRVLLNGEAVDTWSSKAFARQVAYLPQQLPAAEGMTVRELVAIGRYPWHGALGRYGQEDRDRVDEAIALVGLKPFAGRLVDSLSGGERQRAWLAMLVAQNSRCLLLDEPTSALDIAHQVEVLALIQRLSRERGLTVIAVLHDINMAVRYCDRLVALRAGEVIAEGAPDTIMQPDVLGAIYGIPMGILSHPQGGAPVSFVY from the coding sequence ATGCAGCATCCGCACCACGCAGAAACCACCTTTTCACTGGAAAACGTCAGCTTCCGTGTGCCCGGCCGCACGCTGCTGCATCCGCTGTCGCTGACTTTCGCCCCGGGCAAAGTCACCGCGCTGATCGGGCATAACGGTTCCGGTAAATCCACGCTGCTGAAGATGCTTGGGCGTCATCAGCACGCCAGCGAAGGGCGCGTGCTGCTCAACGGTGAAGCGGTTGATACCTGGAGCAGTAAAGCTTTTGCACGTCAGGTAGCCTATCTGCCGCAGCAGCTGCCCGCGGCGGAGGGCATGACGGTGCGCGAGCTGGTGGCGATTGGGCGCTATCCGTGGCACGGTGCGCTGGGGCGCTACGGCCAGGAAGATCGCGATCGGGTAGACGAGGCGATTGCGCTGGTTGGACTGAAACCCTTCGCCGGGCGGCTGGTGGACAGCCTGTCCGGCGGCGAGCGGCAGCGTGCGTGGCTGGCGATGCTGGTGGCGCAGAACAGCCGCTGTCTGCTGCTGGATGAACCCACCTCGGCGCTGGATATCGCGCATCAGGTCGAGGTGCTGGCGCTGATTCAGCGTCTCAGCCGCGAGCGCGGCCTGACGGTGATTGCCGTGCTGCACGATATCAATATGGCCGTGCGTTACTGCGATCGGCTGGTGGCGCTGCGTGCCGGTGAGGTGATTGCCGAAGGCGCGCCAGACACCATCATGCAGCCTGACGTGCTGGGCGCGATTTACGGCATTCCCATGGGCATCCTGTCACATCCACAGGGCGGTGCGCCCGTCAGTTTTGTTTATTAA
- the mrcB gene encoding bifunctional glycosyl transferase/transpeptidase, with protein sequence MSGNDREPIGRKGKAPKPSRSSARRGRRREPDDIDQDDFDEEYEESAPVPPKGKGKRPPRGKRRWLGWLIKLFLVFVVVMIAWGIWLDSEIRSRIDGKVWQLPAAVYGRMVSLEPGMAYDKKEMIALLEGTQYREVSRITRPGEFSVKGNTIDLLRRPFDFPDSKEGQINARLTFSNDELTGIKNLDTGRDFGFFRLDPRLITMLQSPNGEQRLFVPRAGFPDLLVDTLIATEDRHFYEHDGISPYSIGRAFLANLTAGKAVQGGSTLTQQLVKNLFLTNERSLWRKAREAYMAVIMDARYSKDRILELYLNEVYLGQAGNDQIRGFPLASLYYFGRPVDELSLDQQAMLVGMVKGASLYNPWRNPKLALERRNLVLRLLQQQKVIDQELYDMLSARPLGVQPKGGVITPQPAFMQMVRNELQAKLGDKVKDLSGVKIFTTLDPISQDAAEKAVEDGIPTLKKQRGLKDLETAMVVVDRFSGEVRAMVGGADPQFAGYNRALQARRSIGSLAKPATYLTALSQPNSYRLNSWIADEPIALKQPNGTIWKPMNDDRRFSGKVMLVDALTNSMNVPTVNLGMTLGLDAVVDTWTKLGVPKEQLHPVPAMLLGALNLTPVEVAQAFQSIASGGNRAALSAVRSVIAEDGTVLYQSFPQAQRVEPAQAAYLTLYTMQQVADHGTARALGARYPKAHLAGKTGTTNDLIDSWFAGIDGKEVAITWVGRDNNQSSKLYGASGAMQIYRRYLDNQAPMPLVLTPPEDITQMNIDSAGNFVCGTGSSTWRSLPVWSLDPAALCQQQQQQIQQQQQQQQQQPAQGEQKDADGVAGWIKDMFGSK encoded by the coding sequence ATGTCTGGGAACGATCGCGAACCTATCGGGCGTAAAGGGAAAGCGCCAAAGCCGTCGCGCAGCAGTGCGCGCCGGGGTCGCCGCAGGGAGCCTGATGATATCGATCAGGACGATTTTGATGAAGAGTATGAGGAGAGTGCGCCAGTGCCACCTAAAGGTAAAGGAAAACGTCCGCCGCGTGGCAAGCGCCGCTGGTTAGGCTGGTTGATTAAACTCTTCCTGGTGTTTGTGGTGGTGATGATCGCCTGGGGCATCTGGCTGGATTCGGAAATCCGCAGCCGTATTGATGGCAAAGTGTGGCAACTGCCTGCTGCTGTCTATGGCCGCATGGTCAGCCTTGAACCCGGCATGGCCTACGACAAAAAAGAGATGATTGCGCTGCTGGAAGGCACGCAGTATCGCGAAGTGTCGCGCATTACCCGTCCGGGCGAGTTCAGCGTGAAGGGCAACACCATCGATCTGCTGCGCCGTCCGTTTGACTTCCCGGACAGTAAAGAGGGCCAGATCAATGCGCGCCTGACCTTCAGCAATGATGAACTGACCGGCATTAAGAACCTGGATACCGGGCGTGATTTTGGCTTCTTCCGCCTCGATCCGCGTCTGATTACCATGCTGCAGTCGCCGAATGGCGAGCAGCGCCTGTTCGTGCCGCGCGCCGGCTTCCCGGACCTGCTGGTTGATACGCTGATTGCCACTGAAGATCGCCACTTTTATGAGCATGACGGCATCAGCCCGTACTCCATTGGGCGTGCGTTTCTCGCCAACCTGACCGCCGGTAAAGCGGTGCAGGGCGGCAGTACGCTGACCCAGCAGCTGGTGAAAAACCTGTTCCTGACCAATGAGCGTTCACTGTGGCGTAAAGCGCGTGAAGCTTATATGGCGGTGATCATGGATGCGCGCTACAGCAAAGATCGCATCCTGGAGCTGTATCTGAACGAGGTTTATCTCGGTCAGGCGGGCAACGATCAGATCCGCGGTTTTCCGCTGGCCAGCCTTTACTACTTTGGCCGTCCGGTGGATGAGCTCAGCCTTGATCAGCAGGCGATGCTGGTGGGCATGGTGAAAGGTGCGTCGCTGTACAACCCGTGGCGCAACCCGAAACTGGCGCTGGAACGCCGTAATCTGGTGCTGCGCCTGCTGCAGCAGCAGAAGGTGATCGATCAGGAGCTGTACGACATGCTGTCGGCGCGTCCGCTGGGCGTGCAGCCGAAAGGCGGGGTCATTACGCCACAGCCAGCCTTTATGCAGATGGTACGCAATGAACTGCAGGCGAAGCTGGGCGATAAAGTCAAAGATCTGTCGGGCGTGAAGATCTTTACCACCCTGGACCCGATCTCCCAGGATGCGGCTGAAAAAGCGGTGGAAGATGGCATTCCGACGCTGAAAAAACAGCGCGGTCTGAAAGATCTGGAAACCGCCATGGTGGTGGTAGACCGCTTCAGCGGCGAAGTGCGTGCGATGGTGGGCGGTGCGGATCCACAGTTTGCCGGCTATAACCGTGCGCTGCAGGCGCGTCGTTCCATTGGCTCGCTGGCGAAACCGGCGACCTATCTGACCGCGCTCAGCCAGCCCAACAGCTACCGGCTGAACAGCTGGATCGCCGATGAACCGATCGCCCTGAAACAGCCAAACGGCACGATCTGGAAACCCATGAACGATGACCGTCGCTTCAGCGGGAAAGTGATGCTGGTGGATGCGCTGACCAACTCCATGAACGTGCCAACGGTGAATCTGGGCATGACGCTGGGGCTGGACGCGGTGGTCGACACCTGGACCAAACTGGGCGTGCCGAAAGAGCAGCTGCATCCGGTGCCCGCGATGCTGCTGGGGGCGCTCAACCTGACGCCGGTAGAAGTGGCGCAGGCGTTCCAGTCGATCGCCAGCGGCGGTAACCGCGCGGCGCTCTCGGCCGTGCGTTCGGTGATTGCCGAAGATGGCACGGTGCTGTATCAGAGCTTCCCGCAGGCACAGCGCGTGGAACCGGCGCAGGCTGCCTATCTGACGCTGTACACGATGCAGCAGGTTGCTGATCACGGTACGGCGCGTGCGCTGGGCGCGCGCTATCCGAAGGCACATCTGGCCGGTAAGACCGGTACCACCAATGACCTGATCGACAGCTGGTTTGCCGGTATTGACGGTAAAGAAGTGGCGATCACCTGGGTGGGCCGCGACAACAACCAGAGCTCGAAGCTGTACGGTGCCAGCGGTGCGATGCAGATCTACCGCCGTTATCTGGATAACCAGGCACCGATGCCGCTGGTGCTGACGCCGCCGGAAGATATTACGCAGATGAATATTGATTCTGCCGGTAACTTTGTCTGCGGAACCGGCAGCAGCACCTGGCGCTCGCTGCCGGTGTGGTCGCTGGATCCCGCTGCGCTGTGTCAGCAGCAACAGCAGCAGATTCAGCAGCAGCAACAGCAGCAGCAGCAGCAGCCCGCGCAGGGTGAGCAAAAAGATGCCGACGGCGTGGCAGGCTGGATCAAAGATATGTTTGGCAGCAAATAG